The genomic window CCGCATCGTGACATCACAGCCCGGGGCAGAAGCCTTCGTTGTTTTTGATCACGTCCAGAAAAGCTATGATGGTCAGACGCTTGTGGTCAAGGATCTGAACCTTTCCATCGGAAAGGGCGAATTTCTGACCATGCTGGGCCCTTCGGGCTCGGGCAAGACCACCTGCCTGATGATGCTGGCGGGGTTCGAGACCGCCACCCATGGCGAGATCCGTCTGGACGGCCGCAACATCAATGACGTGCCGCCGCACAAGCGCGGGATCGGCATGGTATTCCAGAACTACGCCTTGTTTCCGCATATGACGGTGGGCGAGAACCTGTCCTTTCCGCTGGAGGTGCGCGGCATGGGCCGGGCCGAGCGCGAACAGCGCATCGAACGGGCGCTGGACATGGTGCAGATGGGCAAGTTTCGCAACCGTCGCCCGGCGCAACTGTCGGGCGGTCAGCAGCAGCGCATCGCGCTGGCCCGCGCGCTGGTTTTCGACCCGAAACTGGTATTGATGGACGAACCGCTGGGGGCGCTGGACAAGCAGTTGCGCGAACACATGCAGTTCGAGATCAAGGCATTGCATGATCGGCTGGGTATCACCGTGGTCTATGTCACCCACGATCAGGGCGAGGCGCTGACCATGTCGGATCGTATCGCGGTGTTCAACGATGGCCGCATCCAGCAGCTTGCGCCGCCGCCGGTGCTGTATGAACAGCCCGAAAACAGTTTCGTGGCCGGGTTCATCGGCGAAAACAACGCGCTGCGCGGAACGATCGAGCAGCTTCAGGGGGACAAGGCCCTGGTTCGCCTGGGCAATGGCGAACTGATCGATGCCACCGCCGTGAACATTCGCGAAAGCGGTCAGGCCACGACCGTTTCGATCCGCCCCGAACGGGTGGAATTCAAGCCCGAGCTGATGCCCGCGAATGCCCATACCATCGAGGCCAGGGTCTGCGACGTGGTCTATATGGGCGATATCCTGCGGGCGCGCCTGTCGGTGGCCGGACAGGACGATTTCGTAATGAAATATCGCAACACCCTGGGCCAGGTGAAGCTGACGCCCGGCCAGACCATCCGCATCGGCTGGCATCCCGAGGACGCCCGCGCCCTCGACCCGGTCTGAACCGCCATCGACACGAAGGAGCCATGATGAAACGCACTTTGATCCTGACCTCTGCCCTGGTGGCGGTGGCAAGCATGGGCCATGCCCAGGACAAGCAGGTCAACCTGCTGTCCTGGGGCGGCGCCTATGGCAACAGCCACGTCCAGGCCTATGCCAAGCCTTTCGAGGAAAAGACCGGCATCAAGGTCGTGGTCTCGGATGCCGACAACCCCGCCACCCCCGTGAAAGCCCAGGTCGAGGCGGGCAATGTCTCGATCGACGTGGCCTCGGTCGAATATGCCGATGCTGTGCGGCTGTGCGACGAAGGGCTGCTGGAGCCCATCGACCCGGCGATCCTGACCCCGGCGCCGGACGGCACCGCGGCTGCTGATGACTTCATCGAAGGCGCGATCACTGACTGTTTTGTCGGCACCGATGTCTATTCGATGATCCTGGCCTATGATGACGGCAAGTTCCCGGATGCCAAGCCGGCCGGTCCGGCGGATTTCTTCGATACTGCCAAGTTCCCCGGCAAGCGCACCATGCGCAAGGGCGCCAAGTTCAATCTTGAATTCGCGCTGATGGCCGATGGCGTCGCGCCCGATCAGGTCTATGAGGTGCTGGGCACCCCCGAAGGCGTCGACCGCGCCTTTGCCAAGCTGGACAGCATCAAGAAGGACGTGATCTGGTGGGAGGCGGGCGCCCAGCCGCCGCAGCTGCTGGCCGATGGCGAAGTCAGCATGGCCTTCGCCTTCAACGGCCGGATCTTCAACGCCGCGCAGGCCGAGGGCAAGCCCTTCAAGATCGTCTGGGACGGGCAGATCTACGAAATGGAAGGCTGGGTCATGCCCAAGGGTGCCCCCAACGCCGAGGCTGCGCGCGAGTTCATCGCCTTTTCCACCTCGACCGAACCGCAGGCGCGGGCGGCGGAATTCATCAGCTATGGCCCGCCGCGCAAATCCGCCGCGGCGCTGGTCGGCAATATCGACGGCACCGACGTGCCGATGGGGCCGAACCTGCCCACCTATGCCGACAACATGCAGCAGGCGCTGGCCTCGAACCTGGATTTCTGGGTCGATCATGATGCCGAGCTGCAAGAGCGGTTCAACGCCTGGCTGGCGGCGAACTGATGCAACCTGCCGCGGCGGGGCAGCCCTGCCGCGGCGCCACAAGCCCGATCAACGGGCACTTCCGGGCAAAGACCCGACAACCCAACAGGAGTGAAACATGCGTCGTATACTGATCCTGACCTCGGCCCTGTGCAGCCTGGGCCTGGCCGCACAGGCCCAGAACAAGGAGGTCAATGTCGTCTCTTGGGGCGGCGCCTATGAAAAGTCCCAGGTCGAGGCCTATAACAAGCCCTTTACCGAAAAGACCGGGATCAAGGTCAACATGATTGCCGCCGACAACCCGGCAACCCCGCTGAAAGCCCAGGTCGAGGCCAAGAACATCACCGGCGACGTGTTCGACATCGAGGTGTCGGACGCCATCCGCCTGTGCGACGAGGGCGCACTGGTCGAAATCGACCCCGCCAGCCTGCCGCCTGCGCCCGATGGGACGCCCGCGGCCGAGGATTTCATCGACGGGGCCCTTCAGGACTGCGCGGTCGCCAATATCTTCTGGGGCACCGTGATCGCCTTTGACACCACCAAGTTCAGCGGCGAAAAACCTTCGTCGGCCAAGGATTTCTTCGACACCGAGAAATTCCCCGGCAAACGCGGCCTGCCCAAGAATCCCAAGCGCACGCTGTATCTGGCGCTGATCGCCGATGGCGTCGCCCCCGACCAGATCTATGAACAGCTGTCGACCCCGGAAGGCGTCGACCGCGCCTTTGCCAAGCTGGACAGCATCAAGAAGGACGTGGTCTGGTGGGAGGCCGGCGCCCAGCCGGTGCAGCTGCTGGCCGATGGCGAGGTGGTCATGGCCACCGGCTACAACGGCCGCTTCTTCGATGCCATGGTCGGCGAGGGCAAGCCCTTCGAGATCATCTGGGACGGGCAATACATGGACATGGACATGTTCGCCATTCCCAAGGGCTCGCCCAACCCCGAAGCGGCCATGGAATACCTGAAATTCGCCACCGACACCCAGCGGCTGGCCGATCAGACCAAATGGATCGCCTATGGCCCGGCGCGGAAGTCCTCGGCGGCGCTTGTGGGGCTGTATCAGGACGGCAAGACCGAGATGGGGCCCTATATGCCCACTAATCCCGAATACATGAAAACCGCGGTGATGGATGATCCCGAGTTCTGGGCAGATCACTCCGCCGAACTGTCCGAGCGGTTTAACAGCTGGCTGGCCGCGAACTGAGCGGCCCAAGTCACGGCCCGGCGTGCCCGGGCCGTGGCCGATGTGACTTTTCTTCGGGGAAGGGATCGGAATGGCCAATGCGCTGGACCCCCATGCTGCCATCGCCACCCAGGCGGGCGGCGTCGATACCGACGGAGGCTTGAGGACAGCCGACGGCCAGCCTTTGGCACGGGCGCTGGCGCGCAGTTCGCGCCGGGCGCGTCGCCGTGCCTTTCTGCTGGTGCTGCCCTTGCTGCTGTTCGTGTTGATCACCTTCGTGCTGCCGATCGGGCAGATGTTGCAACGATCGGTCAAGAACGATGGCTTTTCGGCCAACATGCCGCAGCTCAGCGCCTGGTTCGCCGAAAACCCCCGCGGCACGGAACCGGATGAGGCTGCCTGGGCCGCATTGGCCGCGGACCTGACTGCGGCCGCGCAGAATCGCACCATTGGTGTTGTCGGCACCCGGATCAATTACGACATGCCGGGCACGCGATCGCTGTTCACCTCGGCCGGGCGCAAGCTGCGCGACGGGCTGGAGCCGCCTTATCGCGACGCCGTGCTGGCGCTGGATCGCAAATGGGGGGATGCACGGCTTTGGTCGGTGATGCGCGAGGCCGCCTCGCCCTATACCGGCAACTTCTATCTTGCCGCCATGGATCGCACCCGTGACGAGCAGGGCCAGATCGTGCAGGCGCCCGAACAGCAACGCATCTATCTGAAGCTGTTCCTGCGCACCTTCTGGCTGTCGCTGGTCATCACCGGAACAACCTTCCTTCTGGGCTTTCCGATCGCGCATCTTCTGGCGACCTTGCCCATGCGACAATCGAACCTGCTGATGATCCTGGTCCTGCTGCCGTTCTGGACCTCGCTTCTGGTGCGGACGACAGCCTGGATGGTGCTGTTGCAGCAGCAGGGCGTGGTCAACGACATCCTGGTCTGGCTGGGCATCATCGGGGACGGGTCGCGTCTGCAGATGATCTTCAACCAGACCGGCACCATTATCGCCATGACGCATATCCTGCTGCCGTTCATGATCCTGCCGCTGTATTCGGTGATGCGCACCATCAACCCGTCCTATGTCCGTGCGGCACGGTCGCTGGGCGCGACCAGCTGGACCGCGTTCCGGCGCATCTATTTCCCGCAGACCCTGCCTGGCTTGGGGGCCGGGGCATTGCTGGTGTTCATTCTGGCGGTCGGCTACTACATCACGCCGGCGCTGGTCGGCGGTTCGACCGGGCAGCTGATCTCCAACATGATCGCGATGCACATGACCCAGACGCTGAACTGGTCCATGGCGGCGGCCCTGGCGGCATTGCTGCTGGCCGGGGTGCTGATCCTTTACTGGCTCTATGACCGCCTTGTCGGCATCGACAACCTGAAGCTGGGGTAAACACGATGGCGCTTCCGACCTATGCCACGCCGCTGGAAAAAGCCTGGCACTATGCCTATCTGGCGATCTGCGCCGCGATCTTCTTCTTTCTGATCGCGCCGATTGTCGTGGTGATCCCGCTCAGCTTCAATGCCGAGCCCTACTTCACCTTCACCGACAAGATGCTGTCACTGGATCCTGATGGCTATTCGCTGCGATGGTATGATAGCCTGCTGACCTTTGGCATGGTGCGGGCAGATGCGCCGCGCGATGCTGCCTGGTGGTGGGACGTGTGGCAGAACGCCAAATGGGTGCAGGCGGCAAAGAGTTCGCTGATCATCGGCTTCTTCTCGACCATCCTGGCGACGGTTCTGGGCACGCTGGCGGCGCTGGGTCTGTCGCGGCCGGAAATGCCCTATCGCCGCATCATCATGGCGGTGCTGATTTCACCTATGATCGTGCCGATCATCATTACCGCCACCGGCATGTTCTTTTTCTATTCCAACCCCTGCGAGCCGCTGACATGGATCGGGCTGAACCCCAGCTGTGGGCGGCTGGCCGGCACCTATCTGGGGGTGATCCTGGCGCATGCGACGCTGGGCATTCCCTTTGTCATCATCACC from Paracoccus sp. SMMA_5_TC includes these protein-coding regions:
- a CDS encoding ABC transporter permease, with the protein product MANALDPHAAIATQAGGVDTDGGLRTADGQPLARALARSSRRARRRAFLLVLPLLLFVLITFVLPIGQMLQRSVKNDGFSANMPQLSAWFAENPRGTEPDEAAWAALAADLTAAAQNRTIGVVGTRINYDMPGTRSLFTSAGRKLRDGLEPPYRDAVLALDRKWGDARLWSVMREAASPYTGNFYLAAMDRTRDEQGQIVQAPEQQRIYLKLFLRTFWLSLVITGTTFLLGFPIAHLLATLPMRQSNLLMILVLLPFWTSLLVRTTAWMVLLQQQGVVNDILVWLGIIGDGSRLQMIFNQTGTIIAMTHILLPFMILPLYSVMRTINPSYVRAARSLGATSWTAFRRIYFPQTLPGLGAGALLVFILAVGYYITPALVGGSTGQLISNMIAMHMTQTLNWSMAAALAALLLAGVLILYWLYDRLVGIDNLKLG
- a CDS encoding ABC transporter ATP-binding protein, producing the protein MTSQPGAEAFVVFDHVQKSYDGQTLVVKDLNLSIGKGEFLTMLGPSGSGKTTCLMMLAGFETATHGEIRLDGRNINDVPPHKRGIGMVFQNYALFPHMTVGENLSFPLEVRGMGRAEREQRIERALDMVQMGKFRNRRPAQLSGGQQQRIALARALVFDPKLVLMDEPLGALDKQLREHMQFEIKALHDRLGITVVYVTHDQGEALTMSDRIAVFNDGRIQQLAPPPVLYEQPENSFVAGFIGENNALRGTIEQLQGDKALVRLGNGELIDATAVNIRESGQATTVSIRPERVEFKPELMPANAHTIEARVCDVVYMGDILRARLSVAGQDDFVMKYRNTLGQVKLTPGQTIRIGWHPEDARALDPV
- a CDS encoding ABC transporter substrate-binding protein, which produces MRRILILTSALCSLGLAAQAQNKEVNVVSWGGAYEKSQVEAYNKPFTEKTGIKVNMIAADNPATPLKAQVEAKNITGDVFDIEVSDAIRLCDEGALVEIDPASLPPAPDGTPAAEDFIDGALQDCAVANIFWGTVIAFDTTKFSGEKPSSAKDFFDTEKFPGKRGLPKNPKRTLYLALIADGVAPDQIYEQLSTPEGVDRAFAKLDSIKKDVVWWEAGAQPVQLLADGEVVMATGYNGRFFDAMVGEGKPFEIIWDGQYMDMDMFAIPKGSPNPEAAMEYLKFATDTQRLADQTKWIAYGPARKSSAALVGLYQDGKTEMGPYMPTNPEYMKTAVMDDPEFWADHSAELSERFNSWLAAN
- a CDS encoding ABC transporter permease; this encodes MALPTYATPLEKAWHYAYLAICAAIFFFLIAPIVVVIPLSFNAEPYFTFTDKMLSLDPDGYSLRWYDSLLTFGMVRADAPRDAAWWWDVWQNAKWVQAAKSSLIIGFFSTILATVLGTLAALGLSRPEMPYRRIIMAVLISPMIVPIIITATGMFFFYSNPCEPLTWIGLNPSCGRLAGTYLGVILAHATLGIPFVIITVTATLIGFDQSLARAAASLGANPRTTFFRVTMPLILPGVISGALFAFVTSFDEVVAVLFIAGPDQQTIPRQMWNGIREQISPAILAVATLLVIFSIALLTTVELLRRRSERLRGLSPQ
- a CDS encoding ABC transporter substrate-binding protein; the protein is MKRTLILTSALVAVASMGHAQDKQVNLLSWGGAYGNSHVQAYAKPFEEKTGIKVVVSDADNPATPVKAQVEAGNVSIDVASVEYADAVRLCDEGLLEPIDPAILTPAPDGTAAADDFIEGAITDCFVGTDVYSMILAYDDGKFPDAKPAGPADFFDTAKFPGKRTMRKGAKFNLEFALMADGVAPDQVYEVLGTPEGVDRAFAKLDSIKKDVIWWEAGAQPPQLLADGEVSMAFAFNGRIFNAAQAEGKPFKIVWDGQIYEMEGWVMPKGAPNAEAAREFIAFSTSTEPQARAAEFISYGPPRKSAAALVGNIDGTDVPMGPNLPTYADNMQQALASNLDFWVDHDAELQERFNAWLAAN